Within Paenibacillus albicereus, the genomic segment CTGATCGACAAGCTCGCTGTCGTGATCTCCATCCTGGGCATCTCGATCCCGAACTTCGTCGTCGCGTCCGTCACGCAATACTACATCGGCGCGGAGTGGAGATGGCTGCCGGTATCCGGCCTCAACTCGCCGCTCGGCTACATCCTGCCGACGTTCGCGCTGTCGGCGCTGCCGATCGCGTTCATCGCGCGGCTGACCCGCTCCTCCATGCTGGAGGTGCTGACGGCGGACTACATCCGCACCGCCAAGGCCAAGGGCATGTCGCCGCTGCGCATCACGCTCCGGCACGGCCTGCGCAACGCGATCCTGCCGGTCGTCACCTACCTCGGACCGATGAGCGCCAACATCATCACCGGCGGCGTCGTCGTCGAGAAGATCTACAACGTCCCGGGACTCGGCCAGTTCTTCACGAACAGCGTCACGAACCGCGACTATCCGCTCATCATGGGCATCACCCTGTTCTATGCGGTCATCCTGATGTTCGCCCGCTTCCTTGCCGACATCGGCTACGCGATGGTGGATCCGCGGATGAAGAAGAGCAACAAGGGAGGCTGATCAACAATGGACCCAATCAAGGAAACGAAACGGCCTCTTCCCGATCCGAAGAAGTTCGTGCCGCTGAAGAAGCGTGATTTCGCGCAGCAGCAGATGGCGCCGAGCTACACGACCTGGAAGCTGGCCATGATGAAGCTGACGGCCAACAAGTTCGCCATGGCCTCCGGCATCGTGCTGCTGCTGATGATTATCATGGCGATCATCTATCCGCTGTTCACGCCGCATGACTTCCGCTCGCAGTCGCTGATGGATACGTTCCTCGCCCCCGGCGGCACGCACTACTTCGGCACGGACGAGCTCGGCCGCGACCTGTTCGCCCGCGCTTGGAAAGGCGCGCAAATCTCGCTGACGGTCGGCATTGTCGCCGCCATCGCCGACGTCATCCTCGGCATCATCATCGGCGGCATCATGGGCTACTTCGGCGGCAAGGTCGACGAAGTGCTCAACAAGATCAGCGAAATCCTGTACTCCATTCCTTACCTGCTCGTCGTCATCCTGCTCGGCGTCGTGCTCGGCCAAGGCATGTGGACGCTGATTATCGCCCTGACCGCGACGGGTTGGATCAACATGGCTTGGATCGTGCGCGGCCAGATCATGCAGCTCAAGAACCAGGAGTACGTCCTGGCAGCCCGCGCCATGGGCTCCGGCGGCTTCCGCATTCTGTTCAAGCATCTCATCCCGAACACGATGGGCCCGATCATCGTCACGATGACGCTGACCGTACCGAGCGCCATCTTCGCGGAGGCGTTCCTCAGCTTCCTCGGCCTCGGCGTTCAATCTCCGGCTGCATCCTGGGGCGTCATGATCAACGACTCGCTCACGAGCTGGACGATCTATCCGTGGACGCTGCTCTTCCCGGCCGGCATGCTCTGCTTGGCCATGCTCGCGTTCAACATCTTCGGCGACGGACTGCGCGACGCTTTCGATCCGAAGACACGGGTGGAATAAAGCCGGCCCCGACCATGAACGTTCTGCCGCCGCCGGCTGCCGGTGAAGGCAGGGCGGCAGGCATTCCGATAGGACTTTCCGCAGCGGGCCTTGCGCGGCCCCTGCGTCCAGCAACCGATAGATGAGGAAGGTGAAGCACCATGGAACCGATTCTTAAAGTCGACGATCTGCGCGTCTCGTTCCGCGTGCGCGGCGGGGAAGTCCAGGCCGTGCGCGGCGTGACCTTCGAGATGGCCAAGGGCGAGGCGCTCGCGATCGTCGGCGAATCCGGCTCGGGCAAAAGCGTCACGGCCCAGTCGGTCATGCGCCTCATCCCGACGCCTCCCGGCACGTACAAGGCCGGACAGATCGTCTTCGAGGGCAGCGACCTGCTCAAGAAGACGGAGAAGCAGATGGAGTCCGTGCGCGGGCGCGACATCGGCATGATCTTCCAAGACCCGATGACGTCGCTCAACCCGACGATGACGATCGGCTCCCAGATCGTCGAAGTGCTGACGCGCCACCAGAAGCTGAGCAAGGACGCCGCGAGCAAAAAAGCGATCGACATGCTCCGCCTCGTCGGCATTCCGAATCCGGAAGCCCGCGTGAAGCAGTATCCGTTTGAATTTTCCGGCGGCATGCGCCAGCGCGCGATGATCGCCATCGCGCTCAGCTGCGATCCGACGCTGCTGATCGCCGACGAGCCGACGACCGCGCTCGACGTGACGATCCAGGCGCAGATCCTGCAGGTCATGAAGGACATGCAGGAGAAGCTCGGCACGTCGATCATCCTGATTACGCACGATCTCGGCATCGTCGCGGACATGTGCGACAAAGTCATCGTCATGTACGCGGGCCAGGTCGTGGAGCGCGGCAACAAGTTCGAAATCTTCAAGTCGCCGCAGCATCCGTACACGCAGGGCCTGCTCAAATCGCTGCCGCGGCTGGACCAGCGCAAGGACGAGCCGCTCATTCCGATCGAGGGCACGCCTCCGGACATGGCCAGTCCTCCGCACGGCTGCGCGTTCGCCGCACGTTGCCCGTACGCGATGGAAGTGTGCCTGGAGCAGGATCCGTACATGTTCACGCACAGCGATACCCATGAATCCAAGTGCTGGCTCCACGCCAAGCCGGAGTAAGGAGGAGAACCGATGGCAAGCCAACCGAACGCGATGCTCGAGGTGGACAACCTCAGCAAGTTTTTTGAAGTCGGCAAGGGCAAGACGCTCAAGGCGGTCAACGGCCTGAACCTGTCCATCCGCAAGGGCGAGACGCTCGGCATGGTCGGCGAGTCCGGCTGCGGCAAGTCGACGGCCGGCCGCACGATCATGCGCCTGTACGAGCCGACTTCCGGCGAAGTGCGCTACAACGGCTCCAACATCTACGATCTCAAAGGCTCCAAGCTCAAGGCGTTCCGTCGCGAGATGCAGATGGTATTCCAGGACCCGTACGCTTCGCTGAACCCGCGCTGGACGGTCGAGAATATCATCGCCGAGCCGCTGGACATCCACAAGCTCGTGTCGAGCCCCAAGGAGCGCAAGGTCGCCGTCGAGCGCCTGCTCGAGAAGGTCGGCCTGAATCCGTCGCATCTGACGCGCTACCCGCATGAGTTCTCCGGCGGCCAGCGCCAGCGCATCGGCATCGCCCGCGCGCTCGCGGTCGATCCGAAGTTCATCGTCGCCGACGAGCCGATCTCCGCGCTCGACGTGTCGATCCAGGCGCAGGTCGTCAACCTGCTGCAGAACCTGCAGCGGACCGAGGGCCTGACCTACCTGTTCATCGCGCATGACCTGGCGATGGTCAAGCATATCAGCGACCGCATCGCCGTCATGTATCTCGGCAAGCTCGTCGAGATCGCCGACAGCGAGGACCTGTACGCCGATCCGCGCCACCCGTACACGCAGGCGCTGCTCTCGTCGATCCCGATCCCGGATCCGGAGGTCGAGGCCAACAAGGAGCGCATCGTGCTGCGCGGCGACCTGCCGAGCCCGATCAGCCCGCCGAGCGGCTGTCCGTTCCGCACGCGCTGCCCGGCTGCGACCGAGCGCTGCGCGGCCGAGGTGCCGGAGCTGCGCCAGGTCGGACCGAACCCGTCCCACTGGGCCGCTTGCCATTATGCCTGATCGTTTTCAGCCTCCGCTTTCCCGCTTGCCGGGAGGGCGGAGGCTTTTTTTTGGATGCGGACGGCCCGGCTAGCTGCGGAGCCAGGACAGGAGCGCGCGGCCGGCGCCGGGGCGCATCGAGGCTGTCCGTCCATCCCGCCTAAGCTCATAAGGATGCGGCTGCGCGGCGGCTCCCGGAAGCGGCGGCCCGGCCGCTGCCGCAAGCCACGGCTGCTCTGCCGGTCGGCCCGACTGCTTGTGGTGCCGCCTCAGCTCCATCTCGTATCGATATAGGTCCTCTGCCATCATAAAGGGGTTCCTCCTTCGGTCGCGGCCAAGCGGGGAAGCGTCATCCCTTCCCTTGCCTGCCGGCCTTTGATCTGCTTCCAGCTTAACCGGCCGCTGTGACAACAGGGTGGCAGCAATCGAAAAGGGCGGAACAAATGTTCTTGGCCGGAGAGATGTGGATGGGTAATGGATAAGGATGCGTTGACGAGAAGCAGGCGGAGCAGGTACCCTTTGCACAGAAGGAAGCCCGAGCGGGCGAGGAGGCGGGACGATGAATTCTTATGCGGGCATACCCGGCAACACCGAGCTGAACCATCTCCAGCGGCGCAAGATGGAGCTGCAGCTGTACATGCCGCCGCTGACGATGGAAAAGGAGAAGAGCGAGGCATTCTGGCAGCCGCGGCTGGAGCGGGCTTGGAGCAAGCCGCTGCATGAAGCGCGGACGCGAGTGGACGAAGAGCTGTTTCCCTGCGCGGATGTGTACCGAATTACGTATGAAGGCTACGACGATACGCCGGTAAGCGGGCTTTACCTGGTGCCCAAGGAAGAGGCGCGAGGAGGGCGGCCCGTTCCCTGCATCGTCGTCTACCCCGGCTACACGGCAGGGGCCGGCTATCCGGAGGATCACGCGGGCTGGCTGCTGGCGGGTTATGCCGTGCTGGCCGTCGATGCGAGAGGACAGGGAGGCGAGACGGGCAGCCTGCTGCCGTCCGCGCATGGCATGGCGAAGGGATGGATTACGCAAAATCTGCTCGACGGCCCGGATCGGACCTATTATATGGCGCTCTTCGTCGACAGCCTCAAGGCGCTGCAGGCAGCGGCCTCGCAGCCGGAGGTCGACGCGAGCCGGCTCGTTCCGTGCGGAGGCAGCCAAGGGGGCGGGCTGGCGCTGGCGGCAGCCGCGCTTTGCGGGCTGGGGGAGT encodes:
- a CDS encoding ABC transporter ATP-binding protein; its protein translation is MASQPNAMLEVDNLSKFFEVGKGKTLKAVNGLNLSIRKGETLGMVGESGCGKSTAGRTIMRLYEPTSGEVRYNGSNIYDLKGSKLKAFRREMQMVFQDPYASLNPRWTVENIIAEPLDIHKLVSSPKERKVAVERLLEKVGLNPSHLTRYPHEFSGGQRQRIGIARALAVDPKFIVADEPISALDVSIQAQVVNLLQNLQRTEGLTYLFIAHDLAMVKHISDRIAVMYLGKLVEIADSEDLYADPRHPYTQALLSSIPIPDPEVEANKERIVLRGDLPSPISPPSGCPFRTRCPAATERCAAEVPELRQVGPNPSHWAACHYA
- a CDS encoding ABC transporter permease; protein product: MIRFIGRRFLNILLSLFVLATLTFFLMQAVPGNPFLDEKTPKAAQEALKAFYGLDKPLWQQYFVYLGNIVQGDLGISYKTPGQTVTQIISQSFLYSAKLGIFAIIVSVIVGVALGMISAMYNRKLIDKLAVVISILGISIPNFVVASVTQYYIGAEWRWLPVSGLNSPLGYILPTFALSALPIAFIARLTRSSMLEVLTADYIRTAKAKGMSPLRITLRHGLRNAILPVVTYLGPMSANIITGGVVVEKIYNVPGLGQFFTNSVTNRDYPLIMGITLFYAVILMFARFLADIGYAMVDPRMKKSNKGG
- a CDS encoding ABC transporter permease produces the protein MDPIKETKRPLPDPKKFVPLKKRDFAQQQMAPSYTTWKLAMMKLTANKFAMASGIVLLLMIIMAIIYPLFTPHDFRSQSLMDTFLAPGGTHYFGTDELGRDLFARAWKGAQISLTVGIVAAIADVILGIIIGGIMGYFGGKVDEVLNKISEILYSIPYLLVVILLGVVLGQGMWTLIIALTATGWINMAWIVRGQIMQLKNQEYVLAARAMGSGGFRILFKHLIPNTMGPIIVTMTLTVPSAIFAEAFLSFLGLGVQSPAASWGVMINDSLTSWTIYPWTLLFPAGMLCLAMLAFNIFGDGLRDAFDPKTRVE
- a CDS encoding acetylxylan esterase, with the translated sequence MNSYAGIPGNTELNHLQRRKMELQLYMPPLTMEKEKSEAFWQPRLERAWSKPLHEARTRVDEELFPCADVYRITYEGYDDTPVSGLYLVPKEEARGGRPVPCIVVYPGYTAGAGYPEDHAGWLLAGYAVLAVDARGQGGETGSLLPSAHGMAKGWITQNLLDGPDRTYYMALFVDSLKALQAAASQPEVDASRLVPCGGSQGGGLALAAAALCGLGEFPEIGLAAVLADIPNLCHVDHAIFSSAGSLSEAGQLASRKPEELSRLLEHLACFDNMNLACRIAAPVLVSVGWKDPICPPETVYAAFNRIHAPKEIRDYPFLGHEVSGAHRRDKLRFVLEHAGR
- a CDS encoding ABC transporter ATP-binding protein, whose protein sequence is MEPILKVDDLRVSFRVRGGEVQAVRGVTFEMAKGEALAIVGESGSGKSVTAQSVMRLIPTPPGTYKAGQIVFEGSDLLKKTEKQMESVRGRDIGMIFQDPMTSLNPTMTIGSQIVEVLTRHQKLSKDAASKKAIDMLRLVGIPNPEARVKQYPFEFSGGMRQRAMIAIALSCDPTLLIADEPTTALDVTIQAQILQVMKDMQEKLGTSIILITHDLGIVADMCDKVIVMYAGQVVERGNKFEIFKSPQHPYTQGLLKSLPRLDQRKDEPLIPIEGTPPDMASPPHGCAFAARCPYAMEVCLEQDPYMFTHSDTHESKCWLHAKPE